One genomic window of Monodelphis domestica isolate mMonDom1 chromosome 1, mMonDom1.pri, whole genome shotgun sequence includes the following:
- the LOC107648878 gene encoding olfactory receptor 49-like: MDRWNIFWNMGNSTTITEIILQGLTDACEFQMLIFVGLLLTYIITLLGNFLIIVVTLMDHRLHTPMYYFLRNFAVLEIWFTSVIFPKMLNNILTGNKTISLLGCFLQCFLYFFLGTTEFLLLAVMSFDRYVAICNPLRYATIMSKRVCVQLVLSSWLGGFLLIIVPSCITFQQPFCGPNVINHFFCDNFPLLELICADTSLVELIGFLGANVSLLGTLSVTASCYGHILYTILRIPSAKERQKAFSTCSSHIIVVSLFYGSCIFMYVRAGKGSEGEDLNKVVAILNTVVTPMLNPFIYTLRNKQVKLVISEKVGKWISQV; encoded by the coding sequence GGAACATGGGGAATAGCACCACTATTACTGAGATCATTCTTCAGGGACTCACAGATGCATGTGAATTCCAAATGCTGATTTTTGTGGGACTCCTCCTGACCTACATTATCACACTGCTagggaatttcctcatcattgTTGTCACTCTGATGGATCATCGCCTTCACACACCCATGTACTACTTTCTCAGAAACTTTGCTGTTCTGGAGATCTGGTTCACTTCTGTCATCTTTCCCAAGATGCTGAACAACATCCTAACAGGCAATAAGACAATTTCTTTACTGGGATGCTTCCTGCAGTGTTTTCTTTACTTCTTCCTAGGAACTACAGAATTCCTCCTCCTGGCCGTGATGTCCTTTGATCGATATGTAGCAATCTGTAATCCTTTACGCTATGCTACCATCATGAGCAAAAGGGTCTGTGTGCAGCTGGTTTTATCCTCATGGTTGGGAGGATTCCTTCTCATCATTGTCCCAAGTTGCATCACATTTCAGCAGCCTTTCTGTGGCCCCAATGTCATCAATCACTTTTTTTGTGACAACTTTCCATTGCTAGAATTAATATGTGCAGACACAAGCCTGGTGGAATTAATAGGCTTTTTGGGGGCCAATGTCAGTCTTTTGGGCACTTTATCTGTGACTGCTTCCTGTTATGGTCACATCCTCTACACAATCCTGCGCATCCCCTCAGCCAAGGAGAGGCAGAAAGCCTTTTCCACTTGCTCCTCCCACATCATTGTAGTATCACTCTTCTATGGAAGCTGTATCTTTATGTATGTCAGGGCAGGTAAGGGTAGTGAGGGAGAGGACCTGAACAAAGTGGTGGCCATTCTCAACACTGTGGTGACTCCAATGCTCAACCCTTTCATCTACACTCTGAGGAACAAACAGGTAAAACTGGTGATTAGTGAAAAGGTGGGCAAATGGATCTCCCAGGTCTAA